atttgtatgttttaaagCCAGGTACTATCTTACATGTTAGCTCTGCAAAACACAATGGAACAATTTAACTGTTCACCTCAGCTCCCCCTACAGTCTTCCTTCAGCatccaaataatatttaagACAGGCATACCTTTTTCTCCATCATCATCTTCCTCTGCTAAGAATTCATCTTCATCAGGATAATCATTACGCCAGTTATTTTCATCgttttcatcatcttcatcttcatatATTTCCCCTGGAACATGATCATCATCTACCTGCACATCAACACAGAACACAACATTCATTATTAATACAGCTACTTTGAAGTGAGCAGTTTTTCATCTACCTCTACAACAATTATAAAGAGCCAGGAGATACTTATCTATTGCAAGCAATTATTCAACAGTTGCACAAAGCACACTGTAGAAAAATGTGTTGCAGTAGCAGTCTGCTTTATGTGAAAAGTCAGTTAAGCCATGCATTTCAGTGTTCTGTTTCAGCATTTAAATGCTAAACTTAATGTCTAAGTTATTCCTACTCACTTCAACAGTTCTTTAATAGGtcaagaaaaagcagctgcaggttCCTGATATGCAAGTCTGATTACAGTATCCatgaattgaaaaaataaagcttataATTAACTCCAGTCACTGAAGGACATTTCTTTATCACAAGAAAATAGCTTGTATTAAGATTATAAAGTCAGGTCCTCAAAAATTGAAAACATCTTCCCTTGCTCCTTTTCCCAGCCAAATGTATCTCCAACTACACACCAATTGCTGCCTCCTACTTACAAATGAGATGTGAATTACTTAAGTTTGTTTCCATGTCAAAATTTGTCGCTTTGAATCCTGCTGAATTCTTCTTAGTACCCTTCAGTTTTCATTGTCATATTATAATTTGCTAGTCAACACTAACGTGAATGAGCACAGAAGTGGCAATTACAGAAACCCTACCACAGAAGTCACTGAGCATAAGCGTAGCATCTCAAACTATTTTTGTTGGCACAGCAACTTTTTGTCGTAGGACTCTTAAGTACATGTATTCACAGCCTTTCTACTTAAGAAGGGTCTGTTTTTCACACCCTTACCAGTTCATATTCTTCTTTATAAGGCTGTACAGAGAGGATATTATGGATCCAGACAGGAACTGATGTTTCCATGCAGTAGATGTCATAAACATACTCATCTTCTTTCTCACGGTGTTCCACTTTTTTATCAtcttcagaaacatttaaacGCTCACGGATCATCTCTACTGCATTGCAGAGAATCACATCTGGATCAccactttttttctggaaaaaaagcagatttcccCTGAAGCCAAACATAAAATCTTAATTATAgccaaaattattattattatttttaaatatattttttcttttgtgtgtgtgacagTAGCCAACAGCTAGCTAAAGATGACATTCTGAAATCTTATACTGAAGCATTTTCCCATTGGAACACTGATATTTGGAACATTagcaatttaaaacagaaagaccCCGAAGAAATTTCCGATTACTGTAGTACTGTGCAGCTATGCCTCATTTCAGGTAACAGGAAAAATGGGGACAAGTTCATCAGAAACTACTGAAGTAATATGAATAATCCTGTACAACTGTTAATCCGCTTCTGAAGATGTATGGGTTGAAAAGACGTGTTTTAAGATAGCCTGTGCTTTGTAGAGCATTACGCTTGCAACACTGCAGGAAAGGTGTGCATACAGCAGCACTGACACAATGCAAGTCTATGGAAGAAATAATGAAGATGTGACAAATCAACAGGAAAAGACTGACAGGCCCTGCAGATAggccttttatttcctttatctcctcattaaaacagaagaaatttattCATGTCTTCTCCTTCCTAACAAATCATTTGCATTACCTTTGCTTTAGTGACCTGTGTTTGAAAGTCTACACAGGCTAATTTTTGCTgccattttttctctgttagagctttttcagaatattttttgcCAAACCACAGTGGTATCCCCTGAACTACGTAAGTATTTCTGAGGAGGAGCTACAGACTAACCCTTCATTCACTTCCAAATACTTACAGAATCAAagagaaagcttttcttcttcctttcaacACTTACTGCTAGCTCTAAAAGAGTAAGAGCAAAGCTCTGATGCTACTCAATTTTATGCGTGGTTTTCTGAACAGCAGAGTGATAGATAACAGTTCAACTAACAAATCTCAAGTGTCTATTTGAACTACTTACTCTGGCTTTATAAAAAGCAAGAATTCATACAGAAGTTTGACAGCAAAGCTCTAAAATGATCTACAAGAAATGCTAAAGGATGATAACTGGTTCTGCACTGGGTCAtcagaatattttctgctttaaaacaaagcatttgtgtttttctcagaGCTGTGATGGGCTGTGTAAGTCAAACAACCATCCTTCACTTACGTACAGTGAAACAACTACTAAAGAATGCATACACAGCCCTTTTATCTCCTTTTCTGTATAGTTATGagttttttaaatacaatatcTTCTTAATATTCTGTATGCAGGGAAACCTTACATAGAAGGCAGAGCTTCTGCATACTTGAAGACATTGTAGATATTGAGCTAGATATTCCTCCAATCAAAGACATACTTAACTCATGATACCGATGAAAATGGGCTAAGGAGTCTGTCATAGACCTGGAATGCTGCTAGAAACAacatatactaaaaaaaaaaaaaaaagcatattggAATTACAAGAAGGGGACACtcaaagctattttttcctttggtgaaTCTTGCCTACAAGTGACATTCCTAGGCATCTGGGTGGATGAGAAGACACTGAAttagtgttgtgttttttttcttttctagcaagtacaaagaataaataaaaaaaaaccactcatcAATCTACCTAACAGATGAATATGAGCATTAATGCATCTGAACAGGGTgcagaaaaaacagtattacaAGTCTTTCCTGTAGAGGCCAACTCCATATGGCTTTTTCAACAACATTCTGCACTTCAGGGTCCTCACAGAAGTTGTTTCTTGTACAATGTATTAACTATTCCAACTTACAAATACCTAGTTAAAGCTCCTGTTAAACACTGGAATACTTACGATGCAAAAAAACTTCCACAGCTGTCAGTTTACCCACATGTACCAGTCAACAGTGACATAAAAGTACTCCAAGTACACTTAAGTTTATCTGCTGACCTGTGGGTTTGCTGCAGTTGCACTGGGGTCTTCTATCACCTCGTCTTCTTGTACAATATCAAACAGCTGGAATTTCCCACCACAGTCTGAACTCTCATCAACAGCACTCGTTTCCTTTTGCGAAGCATCTTCTGTTGCTTCAGAGCCTGATCTGTCACTGTCAGTCGATGCCTTGCCATCTGCGGCAGGTGCATTGGCTCCGCTAGCGTTGGGTCGATGGCTGGCTATTACACGGTAAcgattttccttcctcttcgCTTCCTTGGAAGAACGGAGCTCCTGAACGATCCGCTGAGTGCTTCCTAAGGAGGGCCGCAGACTTTGCGCTGCTTTGTCTCGAGTGATAACTTCTTGAACATACTTCTGAACCGGCTCGTTCTGGGTAGAGGAACAAGGAGGAGGAATAGAAACAATGACACGGTCAACACAGTAAGGCATACCCCTCGTGCCCCTCACTGGAGGCGATCAGTGACTATTGCTGGCACATCCTAATTGAGATCTGCAATGCTAGTGTTTGCAACAACATTCAAGTCACTCCTATTGCTTCAAGTAATGAAACTGCCATCCTGTTCTCCAGATACAGGAAAAAGgtacaaaatatttgcaaactgTAAGGCTGTTCTTATATTATTTAAAGATACATATACTTTATGGTATAGAACtcttcaaacaaaaacacctgcCTCAAAAAGACTGACGGTCCTAACtttaaaccacaacatcctTTACACCCTCGCCTGTGAAAAACAgctccaagaaaaaaacagcgAAGTCGCTACTGCTGCGTAGCTGAGCCCCAGCACACCGAGCTGACAGACCCCAGCCCTGAGGCGCgaccccagccccccacacCGAAGGCAGGCGCAGCTCCTCGCAGCAGCCGTCCCACTAAGGGAGCCCGCCAGAGCCCCTTGCATCAGCCGCGCCTCTACCTTAGAGGAGACGGTGGCCACCAGCTTGAAGAGGCTCTTCTCCACCTCCGGGGCCCCGCCGGGCTCGGTGCGGGGCCGCTTGCAGGCGAGCAGCAGCGCCCCGGCCGGCTCGGGGCCGCCGCGCTTCCTCTGGACGCGCAGCACGGCGGCCGCCTCCATGGTGCCGCGCGGGGCAGGCCGGGAAGAGGGCGGCCGCTGCCCGCAGGCTCCATGGCGCCGCGCGGGGCACGGCGGGAAGGGGCGGCCTGAGGGGGATCGGTAGCTGCTCGGTTCCTTGAGGGGAGGCGAGCCCGAGGCTGGTTGGGGAcgggaagaggagagaagagggtCATCGTCTCCCCCCGCAGCTCCTTTCTGAGGTGGGGTAGACGCTGCCTTTTCGCCGGAGCGCTTTGCTATCAGCTTGTAGGTCTGCCCTCAGGCCGTGGGGTTCCCCCGGCATGAGGCGCTTCGCCGCGTGGGGGAGGcgttttgcttttaaacaacGCCGtttggttgtttatttttctgtgctgggGGTAAGTTTGAGCTTAAAAAACGTTTTTCCTCTTGGAAGGCAGCGATCAGCGTGCTGGCTGAGGCGGGTGTATGAGGGAAGGTATGTGTTTGTGCCCAGAGCGAAAGTAATGTCTGTTTTCactgggtttgtttgtttgtttgtttacagaCGCTATTTTGAGTGTTATATTGAAGCCAAATCAGCAAAATTGCATGATATATAAACAGAGATTGATCATGAAGACCTTTTGCGGAAGGGCTAACCCGACCACTGGTGCCATGGAGTGGTTAGAAGAGGATGAGAACTACGACTACCATCAGGAAATTGCAAGGTATGCTGGAAAATAACTGTACTATTTGCTTCtctatctttttttgttttatctttgtgGAAATTCGAGGGACATGAGATGAGCACACTGCAGGACAGTCTAAATGTTATGGTTCCTAGGATTTTATGGGGCAGAATTATAGATGTAGAATTTTGTAAAGTATTCTCCAAGTAGttccaattttttaaaaatactttttgaggTTCTGATTTTAATACCAACACTCACCCAACTGTGGCGAAGTATGTTGGctaaatttcttaaaatacataaCACAGCAAATAATTGATGATCATCTGTTCCAGGCTCAAGTGGTTATTAATTTAGCTTAAGAATTATATTGCATTGTGTCCTAAGTTATAACAAATGCTAGCTTTAGCGAGAGGATCTTGGTAACAAATGATAGACCATTATTAGATAGCCTTTCATTGCTTTGTATGGCTTTATATGAATTTCCATATGTCCTGGCTGTTATTTCATAGCTGTTTGGTCTGTGTATTGGATCCACTGCTGAAGAGTGGATACATGCCAGTGGTTAATTAGTTCTCTCATATGCTGATGACCAGACCAGTGAACTGACTTCATTCCTTAGATCTGAGAAACCACTTGAGTCCTTAAAGGGTGTGTCGTGGTTATCTGCATGCTCATGGGCCCTGAGACTCTTTGCATTAATAGGTGAAAACCAAGGAGGTTATATGAGCAGTTGTGTAGTGTTCTGCACTATGTAGTATTTTGattggaattttatttattgtagaTCACGCTACGCAGACATGCTTCACGATAAAGACAGAGTAAGTATAGAAGCAAGAAACTTTTGAATGGTGAGAAtatactcatttttcttttcttgagaaGCTGTCACTGCATGACTGTACAGGTTTCTTTGAAAGATGAAGTGTTCGGATTTGTACTCTTCAAGATATCAGACCTGCTGCTGGATCAGGAGGTGCCTTCTTATGTCTGACTCTAGTACACTGCTGTTTACTGCAGAATGTGTTATTTACACTTAGTAGCTGCATTTTGATGCTGTACATCTGACATAACCTTTTAAAAGACTTCTCATATGTCTGCATTATGACCCCTGAAGCAAACATGCTGGTGGGATTGGGCATTTAATAAGCCATGTATGGACAGCAAATTGTATATAAGAAATTAACAAACTCTGCTACAATTATATGTCAGAAATGTTAAATATAATTGTTCAGAAAGGGATCCAACAGAACATTGTTAGATTTATAATGTCGAAAGATAACAGATGATTTGGGAAGGTTTAATAAATTGTTTGGAAAGGATTGTCCTAAAATAGACTGTTATGAAGTAAATGTATGttttaatatgaatattttagCTGACAGGTGGAAgcatttggtttctttcctgttACTAACACTGCTGTGTTTGTAACCCCTCTTATTGGCACGTAACCAAAAGCCGCTATTTAAACATGTTGTTTCTCATGTACGAACGTCTTCCAGTAGATGTAGAGAGGAATCTAAATCCAAGATACTTCAGCTTTTTCCCTGGTGCAGGCCCTGTATGAGTATTTTAGTGAttcctcaggggaaaaaaaatcaaaaacaaaacaaaaccagtagCATCTTACCtgggtattattattattgcctTCCAAAAATGATGTATTGTATTTGTAAAGTATGCATGCAATGTAAATAGCTGACTGATTGGTGATGAGGAGAATGGTATAAGATTGATTTGCTGTAAATGAATTGCTCCCTCCAAAAATGCTTGTCTTTGCTGACAATGGCTTTGGTATGATGGTATGACTGTATAGCATAAAGAATGTCTGTAGGCCTTTTTCTGATTGTGAACTCATATAGTCTAAGAAGTCAAAATTTCTGCACAAAAAAGTGTATGAAGCTGAGAGGTCGctgactcccccccccccttttttttttaaatttatttccacaGAACATGAAATATTACCAAGGTATTCGTGCTGCAGTGAGCCGAGTAAAAGAAAGAGGTGAAAAAGCAATTGTTCTCGACATAGGGACTGGCACAGGACTCCTGTCTATGATGGCAGCTTCAGCAGGTGCAGATTTCTGCTATGCAGTTGAGGTGAGCATTTGTAACTGATTGCACGTACTTGCATCCGTGTTTATAACCTCTAACTACAGTTGTTGTGTCTTCATGATCAGTCATGGgtgcatttgcttttttgtaCTTTGCTTTCTGAAGTGCAAATTTGATGCCTTTTTATGTGTGTGAAAAAGGTAAATCTTATAAGAACATAGTTGAAAAggcataaaacatttttcatttttgggaCAGCTTCTGTAAATGTAGAGATCATCTAAGTCAAATTCTACAGTGTTCTGACTTTTCTACTTAAAAAACCTCAACGTTgattaatgtttttgaaaattttgagtATTCTCAAACCATATTGCTGATCTTCGTAAGTTTCAACTCTTGTAGGTGGCTTCTCAGGCCACTAAAATGTGGATGACATCTTAACAAAGAAACTGTCTCATAAACTGATTTTACCATCTCTGTGATTAGATAGAGCATCATAGTCCTTAACAGCCATTACTTATGTTAAGGATAACAACAGGAACATTTTGACCAGTttaagttctcttttttttaatgcatatgaAGAAACAGAGAACATTCACTTGTCCCTAGGTCACAGTCTTGAGAGCTATTGGTGCATAAGTTCTAATAGCAATATATTATTCCAGCTTTGGAACTTGGGCTAGGTTCCAAGGTGGTCACAAATTTCTTATCCTAAGTAGTCAAATTGTGTGGCCGGGTAGAATATGTAaaattttttagtttaaaagcaaTCTGGTCATTAAGCCCTTCCAATACACTCTTCATCATTATGTTATTTACAGGCTATCTGCTTTCTTTATTATTCTCTTCactctgaaggaaagaaaacttctcTTCATTGTTACGCTGTCAATAAGAGCACATTTTTGGAATATTCCAGTGACTATTTGAGTGCcggttgctttttttttcttttattttattattattacatctTGAGACTAAGCCTTTTATAATGCATgtgtatctttatttttaaaaataatgagtttgtttaatgtaaatgttaaaaaaatcataaggcatttttttttggttttcgAAAGATAAAGTGGTGTAGCTTTTGGAGACAGCTGATAACTGGGTTGGTAATGGTGACACTAGAGGTCTATGAACTTTTGAAATGAGGCTTGCTGTCTTGTTTCATGATAATGAACTTCAACCACAGGAAAATATACAGTTAAATTTTTGCAGGGCTAAACATGCTGcattttgtgttgtatttttgaAAGCTAATGTTAGCTTACCGGTTTGTTATACTCTTGCTATTTACAGGTTTTCAAGCCCATGGCTAATGCAGCTGTGAAGATAGTGGAGAAAAATGGTTTTTGTGACAAGATCAAGGTAATCAACAAGCACTCCACTGAAGTCACAGTTGGGCCAGGTGAGAAATACAAGGCTAGGTTAAAAATCATTGGCAACTACCTCAAAACTGTGAAGGAATGTGactttttagtattttctgaatgtttttaatttataaaaaagaaattcttttttcGCTAGAAAGTAATGTTGGAAGGTTACTTCGAAAGGAAGTGTTTTTAGTAATATTTAAGTAGTCATTTGAATTTCTTATTAAACTTTTACAGGGAATTACTTTGCATTCTTCAGCAGGTTCTCTGGCAGGAATAAATTTTTGAA
The Anser cygnoides isolate HZ-2024a breed goose chromosome 12, Taihu_goose_T2T_genome, whole genome shotgun sequence genome window above contains:
- the SLC7A6OS gene encoding probable RNA polymerase II nuclear localization protein SLC7A6OS, whose translation is MEAAAVLRVQRKRGGPEPAGALLLACKRPRTEPGGAPEVEKSLFKLVATVSSKNEPVQKYVQEVITRDKAAQSLRPSLGSTQRIVQELRSSKEAKRKENRYRVIASHRPNASGANAPAADGKASTDSDRSGSEATEDASQKETSAVDESSDCGGKFQLFDIVQEDEVIEDPSATAANPQKKSGDPDVILCNAVEMIRERLNVSEDDKKVEHREKEDEYVYDIYCMETSVPVWIHNILSVQPYKEEYELVDDDHVPGEIYEDEDDENDENNWRNDYPDEDEFLAEEDDDGEKESEDSSSDEDQCYRRRTWSKYRQEVLQEFGYDEIQDVDSD